The following nucleotide sequence is from Myxococcales bacterium.
GCGACGATGCGCACGGCGGCAGAGTACCACTCGAACGGTCAGCCGCATCGATGGGTGAGTCGCTGCCGCAGTAGCGACACGCCGGTGAGGTGGCGGACAAGACGACGGGGACCGTTGCCCCACAACGAGTGCAGGCGGTCGCGAGCGCGGATTCGGAATGGGCAGGCATGCGTCGAGAGAGCTGGGTGCTGCCGGCGCCTGTCCTTGCGGGCGGGGCTCTCCGGCGTGCCACGCCTGGTGCTCCGATGCAGAGGATGGTGGGCGCAGCAGGATTTGAACCTGCGACTTCGACCGTGTGAAGGTCGCACTCTACCGCTGAGTTATGCGCCCGATCCGGCGGTCCGAGGGCCGCCGGTTCCACCCGTGACACCCACCCTGTGGGTGGTTCGCGGGAGCGGCCGTAGATAGCGCGCTCGGCGGCGTAGGGCAATGCCCCTGTCGTCCGGTCCGCCGCGGACGGCGTCCGCGAGCGCCTGGGCCGGCGCTAGCGGCGCTCCCGCGACTTCATGATATAGGGTCGCCCCCGATGTCCGAGCCCGACCTGACAGCGCTCCTCGCCGAGGTGGAAGCCGCGCGCAGGCGCGATCGTGTGATCGGACTCATGGTCATCGTGGTCGCGTTCATGGCCGGGATCGGGCTCTCCTTGTGGGCCAAGAAGGCCTCGCGCCCCGAGGTTGCGGTGCCACCGCCGCCGCCGACGACCGGGGGCATCGTCGGGTTCCCCAACGCCGTCGACGTCGTCGGGTCATTGTCCGGAGCCCGGGCCGTCACCCAGCGCAAGATCCTGCACAGCATCTGGGCTGAAGGCGTCAAGAGCGACGGCAGCATCGACGTCAACGCGATCTCGGGCCGCGCGCGCTACATGTTCCAGAGCCTGGAGGGCGAGGGGCCGCAGCCGGCGCGTGAGCCGGGCACGCTGCCCCGCCGCCACTACTGCGGAAAACAAACCGTACATCTCAAGAAGGAAGGCCTGATCGCCGACCCCGACGTCACCGACTATCCCTGCCCAACCGCGGTCCTCGATCCGCTGCCCGAGCCGCCTCGCTGTGACCTCAAAGAGGTCTGGGCGCACGCCATCAAACAGGGCGCGCCGAGCGATCGCATGGCGCGCATCGAGTACTATCGCGCGAAGGCCGGACCCGCGTGGCGCTTCGAGATCCCGGGCACGACTCACAAGTTCGCGCTGTACGGCGACTGTGGTCGTCAGCTCGACGAGGACGAAGCGTTCACCGCTGCACCCTGAAGCTCCGGCGTCGAGAGCGACGCGGCGGCGCGGAGCCGTAGCCAGAGCGCGTCACGGCCGAGCCCCGTCTCTGCGGAGAACCCGAGCAGCGGCAGGCCGGCCTTTTTCTGGGCCCCGGCGAGCTCGAGCTTCTGCTTCGAGAGCGGGAGTTTGTCGAGCTTGGTGGCCACGACCAGCGAGGTGAGCGGAGGGCGCGACGCGCGCGGGGGCGACGCGATCATCTCCAGCAGATCTCGGTCGTCCGACTCGAGGCCGCGCCGCACGTCGACGATGGTCACGACCGCCCGGAGCGTGGCACGCCCGAGCAGGTAGCCCTCGATCAGCTCGGCCCACGCGTCACGCTCGGTCTTGCTGCGTCGCGCGAAGCCGTAACCGGGAAGATCGACCAGCGTGAGGCGCGCGTCGTCGGCGAGGCGCACGTCGTAGAAACCGATCTTGCGCGTGCAGCCGGGCGTTCCGCTGGTGCGGACCAGGTTCTTCCTCGACATCAGGCAGTTGATCAGGCTGCTCTTGCCCACGTTCGAGCGCCCGGCGAACGCGACCTCGATCGAGGTCGGTGCAGGGAGTTGGTCCACCGCGGCAGCGGCCGCGGAGAAATCGGCGCCGATGACGCGGGTGGTGTCGGGGCTCACTCGGCTCATGGGACGCGGAGCTTGCCGCGTCAGCCGAGGGCACGCCACGATTAATCAGCTCTTTGCCTTGCCACGCCGCCGGACTGCGTCGGCCAAGTTGCGAAGCTCCTCGCTCCGGAGGAACCAGGCGGCGAGCAGAAACACCACGCCGTAGCTCGCAACGGCGGCCAGGCCCGGCAAGAGCCGCTGTATCGGTCCTGCGCCAGCCGGGGCCTGCAACAGGTGGACGGCGCCGAGTCCGGCCGCGGCCGCGGGTGCCGCCGCGACCAGGGTCTTGGCTCCGGACTTCACGATCTCGAACAGATGGGTGTCTGCGAGTCGCCGCCGGAGTCCGATCCACAACAAGATCATCTGGGCGCCGCTGGCCCCGCTGACCGCGAGGCTGATGCCGACGTGGCCCAGCGAGCCCCGCAGGGACAGGGACAGCGCGATGAACACCCCCAGATCGAGCGCGGCCACGACGACCGGCGTTCGGGTGTCACCGAGGGCGTAGTACACCCCGACCAGCTGGCGAACGG
It contains:
- the ysxC gene encoding ribosome biogenesis GTP-binding protein YsxC gives rise to the protein MSRVSPDTTRVIGADFSAAAAAVDQLPAPTSIEVAFAGRSNVGKSSLINCLMSRKNLVRTSGTPGCTRKIGFYDVRLADDARLTLVDLPGYGFARRSKTERDAWAELIEGYLLGRATLRAVVTIVDVRRGLESDDRDLLEMIASPPRASRPPLTSLVVATKLDKLPLSKQKLELAGAQKKAGLPLLGFSAETGLGRDALWLRLRAAASLSTPELQGAAVNASSSSS